The Nasonia vitripennis strain AsymCx chromosome 2 unlocalized genomic scaffold, Nvit_psr_1.1 chr2_random0008, whole genome shotgun sequence sequence TGTCACCGAGTAGCAGACGTatgtcggtaaagtagattaTAACTGCTGTAACCACTGGCGTATACATCTGaccggaagtcacgtgaccggagGAGACAAAATATCGGGTGAAGAAATTCTGACGAAAAGAAATTCGCCgagcaaatttttaacttgcactattaagttaataacgtAATATATCCGAATGAATCCTTTTGAAGATGAGAGATTAGGttaatatatttcaaatatGTACCAACAGATGCGCATAAGCGCAACCCTGATAGAAATTAAAACTAAGAAAATCTAAGAAAAACTATGAAATGTAATTAATTACAGAGAAATTAATTACAAAGATATTtgcttataaaaaataagaaaaactaagaCATTCTAagaaagataaataaaaaaaaatgagaaaaccTAAGAATTATTACACACTAATGGACAAATTTATTGCTAGTTCttgatttttcttaacttttctAGAATTtccgcaaaaaaatttacattattattcCAAAAAAATCTTACCCTGGGATTTGAACTCCAGACCTTTTGGTTCAGAGGCAAAAACTTTAGCTCGGCGCCACGGCTCTATTGGAAATATAATATTCTTATTGTCCTTATATTTTAatcgaacattttttttcattttcggaAAATTGCGAATCATCCGAGTTTGAAAGAGCTACTTCCTCCAAAATAAGTACAAAAAGAATtgaggaaaaaatgtttatttcaaCCTCATAGTTTTAGTACAAATTGACTAACAAATAAATGTTAAGAAAAACTAAGAAATATTAAGAAAACATgataaagtttaaattaattcaGAAAAACTTCTGCCAGgaaatattaatgatttaaatgcaatcgatATTTCTGTTAGAGGCTAGAAAACCcaattttaaagtatatagGATCGCCCTATCCTAAACCGAACTTCGTCCATTCTTGCCAGTGCTGCGCTATCGCGCCTCTtgatgattgttataatcctacaatttacattatactataaatataaatacaaaatatttgaataatattattttattgttatattttgttaacataatttacaatactttaatcaaataattgtaaagagtttgaaaacattttttaatatttaaaatttattttcatattctgtgtactagtagctataaatacttttatagaatattGGCTGTATTAGATATATTCATTTGTACTTGACGGTAGTTAATTCTCGTGGAAAGCTTttgaaatcgtgctttcgaTTTGTTAGAATTTATTAATCCGGCAATCTGATTGGAGCAATCAAAAACGTTCCATAAGaatacatctaatatttaatagtatattgaataatGACACGtgtgaaataattaaatatcaatGCAATTAGTTTGTAAATcacgagcaaagcgagcgttTCTTTCCAGTATATATTAACAAGTATAGGgagatttttacaaaaatgctcgaatataatattttaatattatgtagatgttatttttaaaaaaattcatgtacGCGGAAATTCATGTACGATATTGTATGTCAatggtttttatttttgcagctCATCACAGTAGAATCATGGAAGACGTCGCTGCAGTTTGTATACTTTGCGACAAAGAGATTCTGCAGAAAGGCAAACGAACCATTGGAGAGCATGCTATTGCTTCCTTCATCAAAGTAACTAAGACCAGGAAAGATAAGAAGTACTTCTGTATGAGAAATTGTACATCGTTGGATATCCGCGTAAATTGTTATTCAGCTTATCTgcgggaaaaaaaatataattgcagCAGCGAAGGAAGTAGCTGCATCTACTTACATAAGCGTCGATCAACCAGCGCTGCACtacattttgattttaattctCTGTGCTTTATCTGTGGCGATAATGCATCCAATGATCACATAGAAAAGCGTAAGTCGAATCCATCAAGATATCCTAAAGTTGTATGTGTCAATAAACGCAAAACGGGTGACAATATACTAAAAAGCATACAAGATCACGCTCTTCAATGGTTCGTTTGCCTTCCTGCAGAAGCTCTTTGTCGCAAAATATACAAACTGCATCGACGTCTTCTATGATTCTACTGTGATGagctgcaaaaataaaaacgatttACTTACAATATCGTACTTAAATTTCCGCGtacatgaattttttataaaataacataCCTTTATTCAGGGTTGCAAATAgataattacttttttaatctttattaaattaataaataattaaataatatagttATTAATTATAGGCCTGGATGATTGATAATTAAaactattaattattaattattaattgcaAGCCCCAATGATTGATAATAATTAGtaaattttacaaacattttgaATATCTGCTCGAGATGACGCGAGTCACGTTTGCAGATTTCACTTTatagtaaacaaattttttgtaaaataataactttatcccataatatgtaaataaaaaaatgcattttacaaAGGTGTCAAGTACGTTAAACACCTTATATTCAATGTAGATAACTTTTTTACACACAAccattttactatatttattattcaaattcgCTCTTATTCCGCACTTAAATCACAAATAGAATGGGTGTATTCACAGCAACGGGACTCCGAGAGTAATGATCGCATGCACCCTGGGTCCTCGAATATCGCGATGTAATGTGGAGGTCGACCCCACGCTATTCCAGATGtatatttggaaaaactttatCGCGTGTTCAGGGGCCATCGGTGTGCGCACTAGTGCGTATTCAGACTCATAGTACTAATGAATGAACAAAACTTCTGGACAGCACGTACTCCCGTAGCGCAGACCGATTCACGGAATTCAGATGACTGCAATCTGAACTGAATACCCGTGGACGGAAATTCATGGATGCaagtattttatattcacacgCGTACTTAATAATTAGAGGGTCCAGTAAGTCGCACGCATCTGCGGCATAGACAGATCGAGCGATATCTCGTGTGTCATGGCGGCCGCAGGGGCTAACGCGACTCTGGCGCATGGGCCTTTAGCCCGAGAACTAGACCGAGCACTAGACCGAGGGCCCTCGGGTTGCGCGCGTACCCGAGAGGAGCGCTCAAATTTCTCGTGAGCCCGAGGGGGTGCTCGTGTCGCTCGTGTATCCGAGGGGAACTCTCGGGCAACAGCACATGTTCATCACTGGTGAACAGGGAGAATGCTCGGACTGTAGCGACACCACACGTGCTTCTTTGTACAGCATGCGCGTTTTTATAATGAAACACTAAATAAGCATTTGTACTCTTAAAAAGTATTACAAAACAGTTGGTCAACGAACTGTGACTAATAGACTACCCTAAATAACAACTAAAGAAGTCTCACCCGTGAACCCAAATGCCGGATGCATATCTTAAGGGATAATCTAAATGGAGAAAAGTTAACGAAAACTGATGTCAAATGAAGGCTTTTCAGGCATTCTAAAGCATTCATCCGAAATTTCAGAACTCTTGCTCAAAAAATTTGCATATGACAATaacttgtttataaaataagatgTGGAAACCGTgagactttttttttctttcatttccATAGTTTTTGAGCAAGAGttctgaaattttgcatgagTGCTTTAGAATGCCTGACAAACCTTTTTTCATATCAGTTTTTGTTAACTCTTCTTCATTTACATTATCCCTTAAGGGGATGTGGGAGctgaaaacactgtttttctgttccacataactttttgaataaagcttgcaatgaaaaaccaagaccaGAGCGCCATAGTGTTGAGTTTAGTGAACCattctaccgaaaaaaaaaaataccaatcagacttttggtttttgtaaaagttgtgAAATACGAGCGGGTGTTTACGCGTGTTTATGCGACTACAGCGCCAACCTCAAACACCATTTTTacgtattaactttttttaatttgaaatttgtttatttgtttatttataaatcaacGGGCAAGAATGCCCTTGCaaaatttcatcaatataatGAGCAGAGCGCCATAGGTTTCAGACAAGTGAAacattctaccgaaagaaaatatcaatatggcttttagttttttttcggCATTTGAAATACGAAATACTCCttggcggatttgcgaagctataGTTCCCACCTCCCCTTAAGATATGCATCCGGCATTTGGGTTCACGGGTGAGATTTCTTTAGTTGTTATTTAGGGTAGTCTATTAGTCACAGTTACTGTGACTAATAGACTGTCtaatacttttttaagagtacAAATGCTTATTTAgtatttcattataaaaacACGCATGCTGTACAAAACTCCCGGGTCCCTAGATTTCTCTCGCGCATCATGTAAAGCACGTGTGGTCGCTACAGTCCGAGCATTCCCCCTGCTCACCAGTGATGAACACATGCGGTCCGCTGTTGCCCGAGCGTCCCCCTCGAATACACGAGTGGCACGAGCGCTCCCCTCGGGCTCACGAGAAATTCGAGCGCTCCCCTCGGGTACACGCGCAACCCGAGGGCCCTCGGTCTAGTGCTCGGTCCAGTCCTCGGGCTAAAGGCCCATCCGCCAGAGTCGCATTAGCCCCTATGGCCGCCATGACACACGAGATATCGCTCGATCTGTCTATGCCGCAGATGGGTGCGACTTACTGGACCCTCTACTTATTAAGTACGCGtgtaaaagtaaaatactcgCATCCATGAATTTCCGTCCACGGGTATTCAGTTCAGATTGCAGTCATCTGAATTCCGTGAATCGGTCTGCGCTACGGGAGTACGTGCTGTCCAGAAGTTTTGTTCATTCATTAGTACTATGAGTCTGAATACGCACTAGTGCGCACACCGATGGCCCCTGAACACGCGataaagtttttccaaatataCATCTGTAACAGCGTGGGGTTGACCTCCACATTACATCGCGATATTCGAGGACCCAGGGTGCATGCGAGCATTACTCTCGGAGTCCCGTTACTATGAATACACCCAATGCGCAAATGAACTAGTAGTAAGATTAGCATTTCATTTACGTTGTGATAGCCACATACTGAATCTTGTAGATACAACAGATGCAAAAAAGGCCATTATCAATAATGCATCACGTTGGGATGACgaactttttgaatatttgaaGGAATACCTGAAATGGTCTAAACCACTTGCTGCAACTCTTAATAAACTGCAaggtgaaaaaaattgttcttaTGGTAACTCTTTACCAACATTGATAGGACTGAGAAGGAAATGGGAATCAATGGTGGATTGATCCATTGATAGTGATTCCTAAAgattttattaaagatatgaTTACAGCATTAAAGACAAGTTTCAgtgattattttaatattatataggtGATGTTGGTACATTTGCTGCCACAGCAGCGTTATTGCATCCAAAGGGCACCATGGTTTTTATGATTTTGGAGCATGCTCTACCAACATCTTGTCAAATTCATCACTCATTGTACAGCAAGCAGGAAAAAATAGATTAATGAGATTATTGCAATATCCAAAAATGTATAGATATTCTGAAGGACTTTACGCAAGTGTAAAAGTTGATTTTAAGATAAAACACACCTTTGCCATCATCAGTTGTTATCATACGCGACTTTGTTGCATTTACCAAAATTCAACCGATTAACAGATGCTCATTTTGACTTTTGGGCGAGATAGGGTCACACcaaaattgttattcaattatacataaaaatcctTTCTGgggttgttgtttatgtataagcgttttgaaaaaatgttttccacGGTATAAAgttgtgttttcaaaatatctacactttttatatttaagattttcatgtaaaatgtatagcctataagttttatgataaatactaGTATActgctataaaaaaatagatgTTGACCTGTTAACTCTTATTAGTAGATAAACAAAGATGATACTGCGGCAGGGTGATACTGCGGCAGGATGATACTGGAGCAGGATGATACTGCGGCAGGTTGATTCTGCAGCACCGTGACGCGCATGCGTTATAATTTACATGCGTTGTAATTCACTTGcgttaaaattcttttccttccTAATTCACGGTGAagtaggaagaaaaaaaatttcgggTGTGCGGAGATTCGAACCGGGAACCCTTCGGTCGCCAGCCGAGCATCTTGCCGACTTACCCATCGGGAATTGTTAGGTGATTATCATCTCTATAAGCTTATCTACTACATGTGAATTTCAAATAGGTTTTTAATGACTCTaagtataaacaaaaaataaatttttttaagattattttgcgtgagtgaaaaaaaaaaattgaagtcaGCGGGATTTGAACTCGAGATTTTTCTATCTCGAGGCTGTCACCTAAGCGACTTACCCATTCTGACCTTCTGTTGGAAGTGCGCTACTTAAATCTTTTGTAGCCATCTTTTTCAGGTACAGAGTTTGTATTCGTAGAATACTTTTGCACATACTCTTTCCATttagaggaggaggaggatgacGAGGAAtcttttttcgttttatcCTCGTCTTTTGGGAGCCTCGTGTAGCCGGAGCTGCTTCGGTTTGAACTCATCTTGATCAAATGACTCGAATGAGCGATTACGCGAGTATTTATGTGTCGGACGAGATGTCAGCCCACTCCATTAACACATGATCCAAGTAATGCTCCCTCATAAGTTTGACGTTCTGTTGTGCACAGGTGGCTTTGTGCGCTCCATTATGATTCGTGCATATGGTGACTAATTTTGGATGATCAATGGATGGATAGCCGAAATCAGTGATATCGGTAACTTTAAAGTTGAAACGTTCGAGCCACTTCTTATTTAAATCACCAATGACGAAAATGTTGATAGCGTCCTTGAATGCGTCTCGAAGAATATTTCCTATTTCAGTATACTCGTGATCACCGGAGTCCCAGCTCAATCCATGATGATAAAGTTCGAGCCATAAATTCTCACGCTTATACTTCTGAGTTAATTTGCACCAAGGAAATGGTTCCTTGAACAAGAGCACAATAGGCTCAGCGCTTTCCTCGAGAGGTAGTATAGCCAGCTCCTTCAAGACGAAGTCTTTTCCTGGTTTCTTAAAGCCCTGCATGTCCACTGCGTACTCCATCTTATATGAGTATCTTGATGTCACCGCTGACAGGGTTATACTGAACTATGCGATCGTGTAAGATCAAGCAATAAGCTGAGGTTCCAGCTGGGAAGTTGTCTCGAGATTCGAATTCAAGACGAACGTCAACTGGAGCATTTTTCAATGACTCGTTCTGCTTCGAACAGTCGATTACTATGAGTGGTAAGCGTGAAATAAAATCGTTCTTATTTACGACAGGCTCTGAAACTTTGTCGTAGTAGAGGCTCTGGAAATTCGCAAACATATCGTACAATATGGCATATTGATAACGGTTGATGTCCAAATTTAAGTTGCCGTATGGATAGTACTGCGAGTTAAGGAAAAGCTTGACGTTGCTTATATCGCAATGGTCGAATTGACTGGCATTCTGAGCTTGCTGATTCTTACGATTAGTTTGGAATCCTAAAATCACGAAGCGTGGTTTTTCCAACTGATTGGAAGTCTTGACAGTCCACACGTTTTTAGTCGAGGTTGGAAGAATCGGGTACTCGTATAGCTCCCAACTGCGGAAACTCATACTAATCGGACGGTTCTTTTCTATGTAATTTAGAAGTCGAATTTTATTAGTGTTGGATGCTACGACGTATGGCATGAGCCATTCAATTTTTGTCAATTCTAATTTATATTCCTCGAAGGTAGCGACACCATCCGCAAAGGTTGCTGTCTGAATAATTGCATTCAAATCGTTTCGAGACCTCGTTAGTACGAGCTCGTGTTTCACGTTGACTACGATCTTTCTGTAATCTTCGGCAAACCCGAATATCATACTCAGCGGTATGTTGACGTCGAAGTAGCCGGAGGCATTGGTCAGTGATTTAGTCTCTGCAATGTCTAACCAACCTGCGTTTTCCATTATTAAACTTTGACTGGGATTGTGTGAAATCCAGCCTTTCATGACTGTGGTCAAACCGACGTTTTTACACCTGTCGATTTCTACAGCATTCATTTCATATCTGATCTCTTCGAACATGTGGCAGATAGCATTGTTTACAAGCTTAGTACGTGCTAGAGCAGTACCATTTGGTTTCGTTAATTTACCGCAAATGTGCAGCGAACTACGAGACGGTAAAAGGCTCAAATCTTGATGTTGAATGGCGATGCGAATCTCGTCGCTGTTGTTGTA is a genomic window containing:
- the LOC116738645 gene encoding uncharacterized protein LOC116738645, with product MDEILSIQSPVSFDESLAHYELHAHQPYTVSSYNNSDEIRIAIQHQDLSLLPSRSSLHICGKLTKPNGTALARTKLVNNAICHMFEEIRYEMNAVEIDRCKNVGLTTVMKGWISHNPSQSLIMENAGWLDIAETKSLTNASGYFDVNIPLSMIFGFAEDYRKIVVNVKHELVLTRSRNDLNAIIQTATFADGVATFEEYKLELTKIEWLMPYVVASNTNKIRLLNYIEKNRPISMSFRSWELYEYPILPTSTKNVWTVKTSNQLEKPRFVILGFQTNRKNQQAQNASQFDHCDISNVKLFLNSQYYPYGNLNLDINRYQYAILYDMFANFQSLYYDKVSEPVVNKNDFISRLPLIVIDCSKQNESLKNAPVDVRLEFESRDNFPAGTSAYCLILHDRIVQYNPVSGDIKILI